One part of the Lycium ferocissimum isolate CSIRO_LF1 chromosome 8, AGI_CSIRO_Lferr_CH_V1, whole genome shotgun sequence genome encodes these proteins:
- the LOC132068227 gene encoding ras-related protein RABA5a-like isoform X2: protein MAHNSEEEKKEDYLFKIVLIGDSAVGKSNLLARFARDEFYPNSKSTIGVEFQTQKMDINGKEVKAQIWDTAGQERFRAVTSAYYRAHSDMNVVIILVGNKSDLKEAREVTTAEGKALAEAKGLFFIETSALDSSNVTSAFQTVVREIYNILSRKVIQSQELQKKDSGRLANGKTVVLQADENQETVSETKKGGCCSS from the exons ATGGCACACAATTCtgaggaagaaaaaaaggaggatTACCTTTTCAAGATTGTATTGATTGGTGATTCTGCAGTTGGTAAATCCAATTTGCTTGCTAGATTTGCTAGAgatgaattttatccaaactCAAAATCGACAATTGGAGTAGAATTTCAGACTCAAAAGATGGACATAAATGGAAAAGAGGTTAAAGCGCAGATATGGGATACGGCTGGTCAAGAGCGATTTAGAGCAGTTACTTCTGCATATTACAGAG CTCATTCGGACATGAACGTGGTTATAATACTCGTCGGCAACAAATCCGATCTCAAAGAGGCCAGGGAGGTTACGACAGCTGAAGGCAAAGCCTTGGCTGAGGCAAAGGGTCTATTTTTCATCGAAACTTCAGCTTTGGATTCGTCGAATGTAACTTCTGCTTTTCAGACAGTTGTTAGGGAGATCTATAATATTCTGAGCAGGAAGGTTATTCAATCTCAAGAGCTCCAGAAAAAGGATTCCGGGCGGCTAGCAAATGGTAAAACTGTGGTTCTGCAGGCtgatgaaaatcaagaaacagTTTCAGAAACAAAGAAAGGTGGATGTTGTTCATCATAA
- the LOC132068226 gene encoding scarecrow-like protein 13 codes for MQASQRPESSGGVHKLYHQPTAKVEQYYSPYNVFNNNSNDTSSSGTQISYETQNEQFFTLDSLPASGYVNYDSPPTVSVSSNWSPFSPQCSNSYISDQRHSSDNTYGSPLSGCSVVDDGNALKHVLREMANNLLGPDSDIDEDSSCSFNGEVSKPSKWNRVLEIASSLDVKELLLACAEAVSDSDFSAAEVLMNVLEQRVSVSGEPMQRLSAYMLEGLRARLFSSGSIIYKKLKCNEPTSSELISYMQVLYHVVPYYKFAYTSANVVIDEAMRNENRIHIIDFQIAQGSQWMFLMHNLARRPGGPPFVHITGVDDSQSAHARGGGLQLVGERLAKVAESYGVPFEFHAAAISGSEVQLENLIIRHGEALAVNFPYVLHHMPDESVSTANHRDRLLRLVKSLSPKIVTLVEQESNTNTSAFLPRFRETMDYYTAMFESIDAARPRDDKQRISAEEHCVARDVVNIIACEGADRVERHELFGKWSMRLMMAGFTQCPLSPSVGEAINSVLKEFSPNFRLAESKGALYLGWKNRALATSSAWR; via the coding sequence ATGCAAGCATCCCAGAGACCTGAATCATCAGGCGGAGTTCACAAATTGTACCATCAGCCAACTGCGAAAGTTGAGCAATATTATAGCCCTTACAATGTttttaacaacaattccaaTGATACTAGCAGCTCGGGTACACAAATCTCCTATGAGACACAAAATGAACAGTTCTTTACTCTCGACTCGCTTCCCGCTTCCGGTTATGTCAACTATGATTCGCCTCCAACTGTAAGCGTCTCGTCCAACTGGAGTCCCTTCTCTCCTCAATGTTCTAATTCATACATTTCAGATCAGCGGCATTCCTCAGACAACACGTACGGTTCACCTTTGAGCGGGTGTTCGGTAGTTGATGATGGCAATGCACTGAAACATGTGCTAAGGGAGATGGCAAATAATTTGCTCGGCCCTGACTCTGATATTGATGAAGACAGCAGTTGCTCTTTtaatggcgaggtctcgaaacctTCAAAGTGGAATCGAGTATTGGAAATCGCGTCGAGTTTGGACGTGAAAGAGCTCCTCCTTGCCTGTGCTGAAGCAGTGTCGGATTCTGATTTCTCAGCTGCAGAAGTTCTGATGAATGTCCTCGAGCAAAGGGTATCGGTTTCCGGGGAACCTATGCAACGGTTAAGCGCATACATGTTGGAAGGGCTTAGAGCAAGATTATTTTCCTCGGGaagtattatatacaaaaaGCTCAAGTGCAACGAACCGACTAGTTCAGAATTGATCTCTTACATGCAAGTCCTCTATCACGTCGTCCCTTACTACAAATTCGCCTACACATCCGCCAACGTTGTGATCGATGAAGCCATGAGGAACGAGAACAGAATCCatataattgattttcaaattgcACAGGGAAGTCAATGGATGTTCCTCATGCATAATCTTGCTCGTCGGCCTGGTGGGCCCCCTTTCGTCCACATCACAGGTGTCGATGATTCTCAATCAGCTCATGCACGGGGAGGAGGACTTCAGCTAGTCGGTGAAAGGCTAGCAAAAGTTGCTGAATCATATGGAGTGCCTTTTGAATTTCATGCTGCTGCAATATCTGGATCTGAGGTACAGCTAGAAAACCTTATTATTCGACATGGAGAAGCCTTGGCCGTTAACTTCCCGTACGTGCTGCATCACATGCCAGACGAGAGCGTAAGCACTGCGAACCATCGAGACCGTCTACTAAGACTAGTTAAGAGCTTGTCCCCGAAGATAGTTACCCTTGTTGAACAAGAATCTAACACCAACACTTCTGCTTTCCTTCCGAGATTCCGTGAAACTATGGATTACTATACAGCAATGTTCGAATCAATTGATGCAGCTCGCCCGAGGGATGACAAGCAGCGGATCAGTGCAGAGGAGCATTGTGTGGCACGAGACGTTGTCAACATAATAGCGTGCGAGGGGGCTGACAGAGTGGAAAGACACGAACTTTTCGGGAAGTGGAGTATGAGACTTATGATGGCTGGATTTACTCAATGCCCCTTGAGTCCATCAGTTGGGGAAGCCATAAACAGCGTGTTGAAAGAGTTTAGCCCGAATTTTAGGCTTGCAGAGAGCAAAGGGGCGCTTTATCTCGGATGGAAGAACAGAGCTTTGGCGACTTCTTCAGCTTGGAGATGA
- the LOC132068227 gene encoding ras-related protein RABA5a-like isoform X1 codes for MAHNSEEEKKEDYLFKIVLIGDSAVGKSNLLARFARDEFYPNSKSTIGVEFQTQKMDINGKEVKAQIWDTAGQERFRAVTSAYYRGAVGALLVYDISRRLTFDNIGRWLNELQTHSDMNVVIILVGNKSDLKEAREVTTAEGKALAEAKGLFFIETSALDSSNVTSAFQTVVREIYNILSRKVIQSQELQKKDSGRLANGKTVVLQADENQETVSETKKGGCCSS; via the exons ATGGCACACAATTCtgaggaagaaaaaaaggaggatTACCTTTTCAAGATTGTATTGATTGGTGATTCTGCAGTTGGTAAATCCAATTTGCTTGCTAGATTTGCTAGAgatgaattttatccaaactCAAAATCGACAATTGGAGTAGAATTTCAGACTCAAAAGATGGACATAAATGGAAAAGAGGTTAAAGCGCAGATATGGGATACGGCTGGTCAAGAGCGATTTAGAGCAGTTACTTCTGCATATTACAGAGGTGCAGTTGGAGCTCTTCTTGTTTATGATATTAGTAGGCGCCTGACTTTTGATAACATTGGTCGATGGCTTAACGAACTTCAGA CTCATTCGGACATGAACGTGGTTATAATACTCGTCGGCAACAAATCCGATCTCAAAGAGGCCAGGGAGGTTACGACAGCTGAAGGCAAAGCCTTGGCTGAGGCAAAGGGTCTATTTTTCATCGAAACTTCAGCTTTGGATTCGTCGAATGTAACTTCTGCTTTTCAGACAGTTGTTAGGGAGATCTATAATATTCTGAGCAGGAAGGTTATTCAATCTCAAGAGCTCCAGAAAAAGGATTCCGGGCGGCTAGCAAATGGTAAAACTGTGGTTCTGCAGGCtgatgaaaatcaagaaacagTTTCAGAAACAAAGAAAGGTGGATGTTGTTCATCATAA